From the genome of Candidatus Methylomirabilota bacterium, one region includes:
- a CDS encoding peptidyl-alpha-hydroxyglycine alpha-amidating lyase family protein has translation MAKPVILGTGAYRYQVVDDWAKLPPGREFNADVAAVGIDAQDRVYAFNRGQHPMVVFDPDGNFLRSWGEGVFRRAHGVHVAPDDTLWLTDDGDHTVRHCTLDGKVLLTIGIPGAPTPYMSGEPFHRCTHTALSPQGDLYVSDGYGNARVHKFAPNGTPLLSWGEPGTDPGQFNIPHNICCDAEGWVYVADRENHRVQVFDGHGKYEMQWNNMHRPSGLFMERGPQRFYVGEIGGGMAVNQDMPNIGPRISIHSPKGEMLARLGTRPAGLERGQFISPHGLAVDSRGDIYVGEVSFTNWGRRGPIPPGLRSLQKLVKVS, from the coding sequence GTGGCGAAACCGGTCATCCTGGGCACGGGCGCCTATCGGTACCAGGTCGTCGACGACTGGGCGAAGCTGCCGCCGGGGCGGGAGTTCAACGCCGACGTGGCCGCGGTCGGGATCGACGCGCAGGACCGGGTGTATGCCTTCAATCGGGGCCAGCATCCGATGGTCGTGTTCGACCCCGACGGTAATTTCCTGCGCTCCTGGGGCGAAGGGGTGTTTCGCCGCGCCCACGGCGTTCACGTGGCGCCCGACGACACCCTCTGGCTCACCGACGACGGCGACCACACCGTCCGGCACTGCACGCTCGACGGCAAGGTGCTGTTGACCATCGGCATCCCCGGGGCGCCCACGCCCTACATGAGCGGCGAGCCGTTTCACCGCTGCACCCACACGGCGCTGTCGCCGCAGGGCGATCTCTACGTCTCCGACGGCTACGGCAACGCGCGGGTCCACAAGTTCGCGCCCAACGGCACGCCGCTCCTCTCGTGGGGCGAGCCCGGCACCGATCCGGGCCAGTTCAACATCCCGCACAACATCTGCTGCGACGCCGAGGGCTGGGTCTACGTGGCCGACCGCGAGAACCATCGCGTCCAGGTGTTCGACGGCCATGGCAAGTACGAGATGCAGTGGAACAACATGCACCGCCCCTCGGGCCTGTTCATGGAGCGTGGTCCGCAGCGCTTCTACGTCGGCGAGATCGGCGGCGGCATGGCGGTAAACCAGGACATGCCGAACATCGGGCCACGAATCAGCATCCACAGCCCGAAGGGCGAGATGCTGGCGCGACTGGGCACTCGTCCGGCGGGGCTCGAGCGGGGGCAATTCATTTCGCCGCATGGGCTCGCCGTCGATTCGCGCGGCGACATCTACGTGGGCGAGGTGTCGTTCACGAACTGGGGGCGTCGCGGGCCTATCCCGCCCGGCCTGCGAAGCTTACAAAAGCTCGTCAAGGTATCGTGA